From the Phoenix dactylifera cultivar Barhee BC4 chromosome 10, palm_55x_up_171113_PBpolish2nd_filt_p, whole genome shotgun sequence genome, one window contains:
- the LOC103711076 gene encoding eukaryotic translation initiation factor 2D isoform X3 has product MGEALRYFPQGGEVSRYVIGGADLMFPGISIPPEGLPPFLAGQPWAVKVPGNPAPIAVGTTTMSSAEALKAGLRGKALRITHCYHDSLWESVEGHYVPNAGFLEDVVVEDPALFSVSQLSDASGDASSSLHGDKVIEKGEADSDMHTEKDVDAPQDVDISNETCEEVVAADMSGLKVSDNVRAEESNNEKEQQTISSEEVDFLLDKCLLQALHTSVKDKDLPMPGSTLWSNHILPCRPPGITLDIKKSSHKKLSKWLLAKSSAGLISAKEDKYKKEVMLLAVNHAHQDYMSFRPEKQVVETADQRYDSSVGEVRHAKQQLEVAEIYKPSTHVKPIFTSLGADAGKYYSASEASEIVFSYVEKENLVKPSDKATVVLDAILCDALFKGTIKKGSTYPTEIHKKDLGVTFLNRLQAHHRVSRGNDVAVRKGAIRSIQIMTERRQGNKKVTRVSGLESFLMDAELLASELQKKFACSTSVAELPGKKGQHEVLVQGGVIDDLAKHLVDHHGIPKRYIEVLDKTKK; this is encoded by the exons ATGGGCGAGGCACTGAGATATTTCCCACAG GGGGGTGAGGTATCTCGCTATGTCATTGGAGGTGCTGATTTGATGTTCCCGGGTATTAGCATACCTCCAGAAGGGCTGCCTCCATTCTTAGCTGGGCAGCCATGGGCAGTGAAAGTCCCAGGCAACCCAGCACCAATTGCA GTTGGAACCACCACTATGAGTAGTGCAGAAGCCTTAAAAGCTGGTTTGCGGGGCAAGGCTTTGCGAATAACACATTGTTATCATGATTCATTGTG GGAATCAGTTGAAGGTCACTATGTTCCAAATGCAGGATTTTTGGAAGATGTTGTCGTTGAAGATCCTGCATTGTTTTCAGTTTCTCAGTTATCTGATGCTTCTGGAGATGCTTCAAGCAGCTTACATGGTGACAAAGTCATAGAAAAAGGAGAAGCAGATTCAGATATGCATACTGAAAAAGATGTTGATGCTCCACAGGATGTTGATATTAGCAATGAAACCTGTGAAGAAGTGGTTGCTGCTGATATGAGTGGGTTAAAGGTATCAGATAATGTACGTGCTGAAGAATCAAACAATGAGAAGGAACAGCAGACTATATCCAGtgaagaagtagattttcttTTGGACAAATGCCTTTTGCAAGCATTGCACACAAGTGTAAAAGATAAAGACCTTCCCATGCCTGGTAGCACATTATG GTCAAACCATATACTGCCCTGTAGGCCTCCAGGCATCACTTTGGACATTAAAAAGTCATCTCATAAAAAACTATCAAAGTGGTTACTAGCTAAATCTTCTGCTGGGCTG ATATCAGCAAAGGAGGATAAATATAAGAAAGAGGTCATGTTACTTGCTGTTAACCATGCTCACCAAGACTACATGTCCTTCAGACCAGAAAAGCAAGTAGTAGAGACTGCTGATCAGAGGTATGATTCCTCAGTTGGTGAAGTGCGGCATGCTAAACAGCAACTTGAGGTAGCTGAAATTTATAAGCCAAGTACGCACGTCAAACCCATATTCACATCACTTGGAGCTGACGCCGGGAAATATTACAGTGCATCAGAGGCATCTGAGATTGTCTTCAG TTAtgtggagaaagaaaatttggtCAAGCCATCGGATAAGGCAACGGTAGTTCTGGATGCTATACTATGTGATGCTCTCTTCAAAGGGACCATCAAGAAGGGCTCAACTTACCCAACAGAGATCCATAAGAAAGACTTAGGAGTGACATTTCTAAACCGGCTGCAAGCCCACCATAGGGTGTCCAGAGGAAATGATGTTGCTGTGCGTAAGGGTGCAATTAGGTCCATTCAAATTATGACTGAACGACGTCAGGGAAACAAGAAAGTGACAAGAGTCTCAGGGCTAGAGTCTTTCTTAATGGATGCTGAATTATTAGCAtctgagcttcaaaagaaattTGCTTGCAGTACATCTGTGGCAGAGCTTCCAG GTAAGAAAGGGCAGCATGAGGTGCTGGTTCAAGGTGGAGTGATCGATGACCTTGCAAAACATCTTGTTGACCACCATGGCATACCAAAGAGGTACATTGAGGTGCTCGACAAAACCAAGAAATAA
- the LOC103711077 gene encoding two-component response regulator ORR1-like isoform X1, giving the protein MGEVTEGDNGKVNGGGGGGGGGEGEVRVLVVDDSAVDRRIVEGLLKRSGTMFEVIAVDSGKKAMEILGLNEGKAESPTVNDKKIDIILTDYCMPEMTGYDLLKAVKEQSCPKSIPVVIMSSENEPQRINRCRAIGADDFILKPLQTKDVQKLRSYATSMALASKAGTKRKMPLDLMASSWAAFWLDSARRFSFYCVIFLCWCALILYERSLNGNL; this is encoded by the exons ATGGGGGAGGTGACGGAGGGGGATAACGGCAAAGttaacggaggaggaggaggaggaggaggaggagagggggaggtGAGGGTCCTGGTGGTGGATGACTCCGCGGTGGACCGAAGGATAGTGGAGGGCTTGCTCAAGAGGAGTGGGACCATGTTTGAAG TAATTGCTGTTGATAGTGGAAAGAAGGCAATGGAAATTCTTGGATTAAATGAAGGGAAGGCCGAGTCTCCAACTGTGAAT GACAAGAAGATTGACATAATCCTCACTGACTACTGTATGCCAGAAATGACCGGTTATGACCTCCTAAAGGCTGTTAAG GAGCAGAGCTGCCCAAAATCTATTCCTGTGGTCATAATGTCATCAGAAAATGAGCCACAGAGAATCAACAG ATGCCGAGCCATCGGAGCTGACGATTTCATCCTAAAGCCTCTTCAAACAAAAGATGTGCAGAAGTTGAGAAGCTATGCAACATCAATGGCACTGGCATCCAAAGCAGGCACCAAGAGAAAGATGCCACTAGACCTAATGG CTTCCAGTTGGGCGGCCTTTTGGTTAGACTCTGCTCGGCGCTTTTCCTTCTACTGTGTGATCTTTCTTTGTTGGTGTGCATTAATTTTGTATGAACGTTCTCTGAATGGAAATTTATAA
- the LOC103711076 gene encoding eukaryotic translation initiation factor 2D isoform X1, whose amino-acid sequence MFKKPVEAKSMQRLSGADKKKLRRTTKERFPQASDADIDAILPLKAEITVAKYPNRVHVYGVEGSFPILFDIDGRGTEIFPTVYALWKVPELLPAFLLKGGEVSRYVIGGADLMFPGISIPPEGLPPFLAGQPWAVKVPGNPAPIAVGTTTMSSAEALKAGLRGKALRITHCYHDSLWESVEGHYVPNAGFLEDVVVEDPALFSVSQLSDASGDASSSLHGDKVIEKGEADSDMHTEKDVDAPQDVDISNETCEEVVAADMSGLKVSDNVRAEESNNEKEQQTISSEEVDFLLDKCLLQALHTSVKDKDLPMPGSTLWSNHILPCRPPGITLDIKKSSHKKLSKWLLAKSSAGLISAKEDKYKKEVMLLAVNHAHQDYMSFRPEKQVVETADQRYDSSVGEVRHAKQQLEVAEIYKPSTHVKPIFTSLGADAGKYYSASEASEIVFSYVEKENLVKPSDKATVVLDAILCDALFKGTIKKGSTYPTEIHKKDLGVTFLNRLQAHHRVSRGNDVAVRKGAIRSIQIMTERRQGNKKVTRVSGLESFLMDAELLASELQKKFACSTSVAELPGKKGQHEVLVQGGVIDDLAKHLVDHHGIPKRYIEVLDKTKK is encoded by the exons ATGTTTAAGAAGCCAGTGGAGGCAAAATCAATGCAACGGTTGTCAGGAGCAGACAAGAAGAAGCTTAGAAGAACAACCAAGGAAAGGTTCCCACAAGCCTCGGATGCTGACATTGATGCTATACTTCCTCTGAAG GCTGAGATAACAGTAGCTAAGTACCCAAATCGCGTGCATGTGTACGGTGTAGAAGGAAGCTTTCCAATTCTTTTTGATATTGATGGGCGAGGCACTGAGATATTTCCCACAG TTTATGCGCTCTGGAAGGTTCCTGAACTTTTACCTGCATTTCTGCTCAAGGGGGGTGAGGTATCTCGCTATGTCATTGGAGGTGCTGATTTGATGTTCCCGGGTATTAGCATACCTCCAGAAGGGCTGCCTCCATTCTTAGCTGGGCAGCCATGGGCAGTGAAAGTCCCAGGCAACCCAGCACCAATTGCA GTTGGAACCACCACTATGAGTAGTGCAGAAGCCTTAAAAGCTGGTTTGCGGGGCAAGGCTTTGCGAATAACACATTGTTATCATGATTCATTGTG GGAATCAGTTGAAGGTCACTATGTTCCAAATGCAGGATTTTTGGAAGATGTTGTCGTTGAAGATCCTGCATTGTTTTCAGTTTCTCAGTTATCTGATGCTTCTGGAGATGCTTCAAGCAGCTTACATGGTGACAAAGTCATAGAAAAAGGAGAAGCAGATTCAGATATGCATACTGAAAAAGATGTTGATGCTCCACAGGATGTTGATATTAGCAATGAAACCTGTGAAGAAGTGGTTGCTGCTGATATGAGTGGGTTAAAGGTATCAGATAATGTACGTGCTGAAGAATCAAACAATGAGAAGGAACAGCAGACTATATCCAGtgaagaagtagattttcttTTGGACAAATGCCTTTTGCAAGCATTGCACACAAGTGTAAAAGATAAAGACCTTCCCATGCCTGGTAGCACATTATG GTCAAACCATATACTGCCCTGTAGGCCTCCAGGCATCACTTTGGACATTAAAAAGTCATCTCATAAAAAACTATCAAAGTGGTTACTAGCTAAATCTTCTGCTGGGCTG ATATCAGCAAAGGAGGATAAATATAAGAAAGAGGTCATGTTACTTGCTGTTAACCATGCTCACCAAGACTACATGTCCTTCAGACCAGAAAAGCAAGTAGTAGAGACTGCTGATCAGAGGTATGATTCCTCAGTTGGTGAAGTGCGGCATGCTAAACAGCAACTTGAGGTAGCTGAAATTTATAAGCCAAGTACGCACGTCAAACCCATATTCACATCACTTGGAGCTGACGCCGGGAAATATTACAGTGCATCAGAGGCATCTGAGATTGTCTTCAG TTAtgtggagaaagaaaatttggtCAAGCCATCGGATAAGGCAACGGTAGTTCTGGATGCTATACTATGTGATGCTCTCTTCAAAGGGACCATCAAGAAGGGCTCAACTTACCCAACAGAGATCCATAAGAAAGACTTAGGAGTGACATTTCTAAACCGGCTGCAAGCCCACCATAGGGTGTCCAGAGGAAATGATGTTGCTGTGCGTAAGGGTGCAATTAGGTCCATTCAAATTATGACTGAACGACGTCAGGGAAACAAGAAAGTGACAAGAGTCTCAGGGCTAGAGTCTTTCTTAATGGATGCTGAATTATTAGCAtctgagcttcaaaagaaattTGCTTGCAGTACATCTGTGGCAGAGCTTCCAG GTAAGAAAGGGCAGCATGAGGTGCTGGTTCAAGGTGGAGTGATCGATGACCTTGCAAAACATCTTGTTGACCACCATGGCATACCAAAGAGGTACATTGAGGTGCTCGACAAAACCAAGAAATAA
- the LOC103711076 gene encoding eukaryotic translation initiation factor 2D isoform X2, which produces MFKKPVEAKSMQRLSGADKKKLRRTTKERFPQASDADIDAILPLKGGEVSRYVIGGADLMFPGISIPPEGLPPFLAGQPWAVKVPGNPAPIAVGTTTMSSAEALKAGLRGKALRITHCYHDSLWESVEGHYVPNAGFLEDVVVEDPALFSVSQLSDASGDASSSLHGDKVIEKGEADSDMHTEKDVDAPQDVDISNETCEEVVAADMSGLKVSDNVRAEESNNEKEQQTISSEEVDFLLDKCLLQALHTSVKDKDLPMPGSTLWSNHILPCRPPGITLDIKKSSHKKLSKWLLAKSSAGLISAKEDKYKKEVMLLAVNHAHQDYMSFRPEKQVVETADQRYDSSVGEVRHAKQQLEVAEIYKPSTHVKPIFTSLGADAGKYYSASEASEIVFSYVEKENLVKPSDKATVVLDAILCDALFKGTIKKGSTYPTEIHKKDLGVTFLNRLQAHHRVSRGNDVAVRKGAIRSIQIMTERRQGNKKVTRVSGLESFLMDAELLASELQKKFACSTSVAELPGKKGQHEVLVQGGVIDDLAKHLVDHHGIPKRYIEVLDKTKK; this is translated from the exons ATGTTTAAGAAGCCAGTGGAGGCAAAATCAATGCAACGGTTGTCAGGAGCAGACAAGAAGAAGCTTAGAAGAACAACCAAGGAAAGGTTCCCACAAGCCTCGGATGCTGACATTGATGCTATACTTCCTCTGAAG GGGGGTGAGGTATCTCGCTATGTCATTGGAGGTGCTGATTTGATGTTCCCGGGTATTAGCATACCTCCAGAAGGGCTGCCTCCATTCTTAGCTGGGCAGCCATGGGCAGTGAAAGTCCCAGGCAACCCAGCACCAATTGCA GTTGGAACCACCACTATGAGTAGTGCAGAAGCCTTAAAAGCTGGTTTGCGGGGCAAGGCTTTGCGAATAACACATTGTTATCATGATTCATTGTG GGAATCAGTTGAAGGTCACTATGTTCCAAATGCAGGATTTTTGGAAGATGTTGTCGTTGAAGATCCTGCATTGTTTTCAGTTTCTCAGTTATCTGATGCTTCTGGAGATGCTTCAAGCAGCTTACATGGTGACAAAGTCATAGAAAAAGGAGAAGCAGATTCAGATATGCATACTGAAAAAGATGTTGATGCTCCACAGGATGTTGATATTAGCAATGAAACCTGTGAAGAAGTGGTTGCTGCTGATATGAGTGGGTTAAAGGTATCAGATAATGTACGTGCTGAAGAATCAAACAATGAGAAGGAACAGCAGACTATATCCAGtgaagaagtagattttcttTTGGACAAATGCCTTTTGCAAGCATTGCACACAAGTGTAAAAGATAAAGACCTTCCCATGCCTGGTAGCACATTATG GTCAAACCATATACTGCCCTGTAGGCCTCCAGGCATCACTTTGGACATTAAAAAGTCATCTCATAAAAAACTATCAAAGTGGTTACTAGCTAAATCTTCTGCTGGGCTG ATATCAGCAAAGGAGGATAAATATAAGAAAGAGGTCATGTTACTTGCTGTTAACCATGCTCACCAAGACTACATGTCCTTCAGACCAGAAAAGCAAGTAGTAGAGACTGCTGATCAGAGGTATGATTCCTCAGTTGGTGAAGTGCGGCATGCTAAACAGCAACTTGAGGTAGCTGAAATTTATAAGCCAAGTACGCACGTCAAACCCATATTCACATCACTTGGAGCTGACGCCGGGAAATATTACAGTGCATCAGAGGCATCTGAGATTGTCTTCAG TTAtgtggagaaagaaaatttggtCAAGCCATCGGATAAGGCAACGGTAGTTCTGGATGCTATACTATGTGATGCTCTCTTCAAAGGGACCATCAAGAAGGGCTCAACTTACCCAACAGAGATCCATAAGAAAGACTTAGGAGTGACATTTCTAAACCGGCTGCAAGCCCACCATAGGGTGTCCAGAGGAAATGATGTTGCTGTGCGTAAGGGTGCAATTAGGTCCATTCAAATTATGACTGAACGACGTCAGGGAAACAAGAAAGTGACAAGAGTCTCAGGGCTAGAGTCTTTCTTAATGGATGCTGAATTATTAGCAtctgagcttcaaaagaaattTGCTTGCAGTACATCTGTGGCAGAGCTTCCAG GTAAGAAAGGGCAGCATGAGGTGCTGGTTCAAGGTGGAGTGATCGATGACCTTGCAAAACATCTTGTTGACCACCATGGCATACCAAAGAGGTACATTGAGGTGCTCGACAAAACCAAGAAATAA
- the LOC103711077 gene encoding two-component response regulator ORR1-like isoform X2: MGEVTEGDNGKVNGGGGGGGGGEGEVRVLVVDDSAVDRRIVEGLLKRSGTMFEVIAVDSGKKAMEILGLNEGKAESPTVNDKKIDIILTDYCMPEMTGYDLLKAVKEQSCPKSIPVVIMSSENEPQRINRCRAIGADDFILKPLQTKDVQKLRSYATSMALASKAGTKRKMPLDLMGENSGSERIPHLAGVAVA; the protein is encoded by the exons ATGGGGGAGGTGACGGAGGGGGATAACGGCAAAGttaacggaggaggaggaggaggaggaggaggagagggggaggtGAGGGTCCTGGTGGTGGATGACTCCGCGGTGGACCGAAGGATAGTGGAGGGCTTGCTCAAGAGGAGTGGGACCATGTTTGAAG TAATTGCTGTTGATAGTGGAAAGAAGGCAATGGAAATTCTTGGATTAAATGAAGGGAAGGCCGAGTCTCCAACTGTGAAT GACAAGAAGATTGACATAATCCTCACTGACTACTGTATGCCAGAAATGACCGGTTATGACCTCCTAAAGGCTGTTAAG GAGCAGAGCTGCCCAAAATCTATTCCTGTGGTCATAATGTCATCAGAAAATGAGCCACAGAGAATCAACAG ATGCCGAGCCATCGGAGCTGACGATTTCATCCTAAAGCCTCTTCAAACAAAAGATGTGCAGAAGTTGAGAAGCTATGCAACATCAATGGCACTGGCATCCAAAGCAGGCACCAAGAGAAAGATGCCACTAGACCTAATGGGTGAGAACAGTGGTTCGGAGAGGATACCGCACCTTGCTGGTGTGGCAGTGGCATAA